In the genome of Streptomyces sp. 846.5, the window GCGGAACGAAGCTCGTGGCCGACAAGCTCTTCATCTCCGCAAACCACGGCTCCGCATCCCAGGGGACAGCGTTCTCCGTCGTGAGGTACGGGAATGTCCTTGGCAGCCGCGGATCGGTCGTCCCGTACTTTCGTGCCCTTGCACGTCAGGGGATGAGCCTGCCTATCACGGACAAGCGGATGACGCGCTTCTGGATCACATTGGAACAGGCGGTCAGATTCGTCGTGGAGTCCTTGGACCCCATGCAGGGCGGCGAACTATACGTTCCGAGGATTCCGAGTATGCGGATCGTCGATCTCGCGGAGGCGGTCGCTCCGGGCGCACTCATGCACGAGGTCGGTATCCGCCCGGGGGAGAAACTGCATGAGGAGATGATCTGCGCGGACGACTCCGAGCGGGTGATCCGGCTCGACGACCGCTATGTCATCGAGCCGATCGCGCCCAGCTGGGACTACCGGCGCCCCGAAGCGGCAGTGACGGTGCCGGGAGGTTTCTCGTACCGCTCCGAGGAAAACGATCAGTGGCTCGGCGTCGAACAGTTGCAGTCCCTGCTCTCCGAGAGCCCGGTCAAGGAGCCGGTGACCGCGTGATCGTTGCGCCCGCCACCGCCTTGGCCCGTCGTCTGGTCGACTTCGTGATTCTGGCCAATGATCCGGCAGTGCCAGCGGCGACTGCCGGCTACTGGGAGCTGAGCCGCGCGGTGTTCGCCCATCTGGACGCGGACGTGCGCGATCTTCTGGCTTGCGATACGGCCGGCAACCGGGCGTATGCCAGCCTGATCGATGCGTTCGCCGACCCCGACCGCCACGACGCCCTCACCCGGCGGCTGGCCGCGCTGCTCGCAGCAGACCCGCGCGCGACGTCCCGGCTCACGGAAGCCGTGAACGCGGGCCCATCGCAGACCTGGCTCGACTACCACCTGGGGGCCGAGTACGTCCGGGAGGTGCCACCCGTCGGCCTCGACGACGTGCTCGCCCTGGCCCGGGAGAGGTTGTCCCCAGCGCCGCGCCGCGCGCCCGACGGGCCTGGTGTGCACGTGGTCATCCCCTTCCGTGACCCGGCCACCGGAGCACGCACCAGGAACCTGGTGGCCTGTCTCCTGGCGCTGCGCGATCAGGACCACGCGCACGGGAAGTGCCAAGTCACCGTCGTCGAGGCCGACACCCGCCCGCGGCACCGCGATCTACTCGAGGGGCTCGTCGACTCCTATCTGTTCGCGCCCCACGACGGCCGCTTCAACAAGTCCTGGACGGTCAACGTCGGTGTGGCCGCTGACGACCGCAGGGCGCGGTTCACCTGTGTGCTCGACGGGGACTTCCTGATCGACCGGTCCTTCATCAGCCGCAATAGCGAAAGGCTGGCCGCTGGCGGCCATACGGCGCACGTCTGTTGCCGACGCGCGCTCTTCCTCGACGAAGCATCGACCGCCGCAGCCATCCGCCTTCGCTGCCAGGAGCGAGCGGCCTCGACCCCTGAGCGGATACTCCGCGGCGTGGTCCTCCGGGATCCGCCCGGAGGGGCGCTATGGGTGCGGACGGATGCCTTCCACTGCATCGGCGGCTTCGATGAACGCTTCGAGGGTTGGGGCGGCGAGGACGAGGACATCACCCGCAGACTCGGCCGCGACGGTGAGTTCCGTCGCTACGACGACCAGCTCCTCCATATGGACCATCCGCGTCCGCCCATGCGCACCGAGGAGAACCAGTCCTTCAACGGCCATGTCGAGATGATGACGTGGACCGGGGGCAACGGCTTCGGCGACGTCGCCAAATATTCCGTTCGGGCGTGACGCCTGTGCTGTGCTGGGGGGTGCCC includes:
- the pseB gene encoding UDP-N-acetylglucosamine 4,6-dehydratase (inverting), with product MGVLKDSSILVTGSTGTFGKAFIQQVLDRHDPARLVLYSRDELKQFEARQLFRNDPRLQWVLGDVRDRERLAYAMRGVDIVVHAAALKQVDTAESNPYEFVKTNILGSQNVIDAAFATGVRKVLALSTDKACRPINLYGGTKLVADKLFISANHGSASQGTAFSVVRYGNVLGSRGSVVPYFRALARQGMSLPITDKRMTRFWITLEQAVRFVVESLDPMQGGELYVPRIPSMRIVDLAEAVAPGALMHEVGIRPGEKLHEEMICADDSERVIRLDDRYVIEPIAPSWDYRRPEAAVTVPGGFSYRSEENDQWLGVEQLQSLLSESPVKEPVTA
- a CDS encoding galactosyltransferase-related protein translates to MIVAPATALARRLVDFVILANDPAVPAATAGYWELSRAVFAHLDADVRDLLACDTAGNRAYASLIDAFADPDRHDALTRRLAALLAADPRATSRLTEAVNAGPSQTWLDYHLGAEYVREVPPVGLDDVLALARERLSPAPRRAPDGPGVHVVIPFRDPATGARTRNLVACLLALRDQDHAHGKCQVTVVEADTRPRHRDLLEGLVDSYLFAPHDGRFNKSWTVNVGVAADDRRARFTCVLDGDFLIDRSFISRNSERLAAGGHTAHVCCRRALFLDEASTAAAIRLRCQERAASTPERILRGVVLRDPPGGALWVRTDAFHCIGGFDERFEGWGGEDEDITRRLGRDGEFRRYDDQLLHMDHPRPPMRTEENQSFNGHVEMMTWTGGNGFGDVAKYSVRA